From Demequina capsici, one genomic window encodes:
- a CDS encoding PaaI family thioesterase, which produces MTDIDGDLTRVIPGSLMERLGITLLEVGADKVVGTMPVLGNTQPVGLLHGGATAALAETLGSYGAAVHAGPGRTAVGIDLSITHHRAVRDGHVTATAIPLHLGGRVCSYTIEVVDDKGIRVASARLTCVLVPDSQNSE; this is translated from the coding sequence ATGACTGACATCGACGGAGACCTGACCCGCGTCATCCCCGGCTCGCTGATGGAGCGCCTGGGCATCACCCTGCTCGAGGTCGGCGCGGACAAGGTGGTCGGGACGATGCCGGTCCTAGGCAACACCCAGCCCGTCGGCCTGCTCCACGGCGGCGCGACCGCTGCGCTGGCGGAGACCCTCGGCTCGTACGGCGCAGCGGTGCACGCCGGCCCGGGACGCACCGCAGTAGGGATCGACCTCTCCATCACGCATCACAGGGCCGTCAGAGATGGCCACGTGACCGCCACCGCGATTCCGCTGCACCTCGGCGGACGCGTCTGCTCGTACACGATCGAGGTGGTCGACGACAAGGGGATCAGGGTCGCATCGGCGCGGCTTACCTGCGTTCTCGTCCCTGATTCGCAGAATTCCGAATAG